One Aspergillus oryzae RIB40 DNA, chromosome 2 genomic window carries:
- a CDS encoding uncharacterized protein (predicted protein) has protein sequence MLTLQSYLTPNNIASPRMIERYGADWGLNARGVYYRHRYSQGWVTAGHDLWLPSLDGIDWNGPGESSRRSRAKAFLKCILNNERWRKSEYAWEADAWTHVFGQMRDDPVLAVLSESSDKHEYNTIKLKRDPVSCLLVGEPKFIKRIPDATFGLATFKPKDYQNPLAEWNLDHDRLEALLLHRHCGLISDPRWGDADLAFPFAVYEAKGWSGDAREARRQGCSAGAVYLDMLDNLACQPGKAGKGKRAYQSAEARSNNQVFVFTSFGAHWHILVGYKRPRLERECAGHEGFSESVYEMLRQ, from the exons CCCGGGGTGTCTACTACCGCCACAGGTATTCCCAAGGGTGGGTTACGGCTGGTCATGATCTCTGGCTACCATCGCTTGATGGTATTGATTGGAATGGTCCCGGCGAGTCCAGTCGCCGCTCGAGAGCAAAAGCTTTTCTTAAGTGTATTCTCAACAATGAACgatggaggaagagcgaATATGCGTGGGAAGCTGACGCCTGGACGCATGTTTTCGGTCAAATGAGAGACGACCCAGTTTTGGCCGT ATTGAGTGAGTCCAGCGATAAACACGAATACAACACCATTAAGTTGAAGAGAGATCCCGTGTCTTGTCTATTGGTGGGTGAGCCTAAGTTTATCAAGAGGATTCCGGATGCAACTTTCGGCCTTGCAACCTTCAAACCGAAAGACTACCAGAACCCTCTAGCAGAATGGAATTTAGACCATGACCGCCTTGAAGCACTCCTACTTCATCGACATTGCGGCCTTATCTCTGACCCACGCTGGGGTGATGCGGATCTTGCATTCCCTTTCGCGGTCTATGAAGCTAAAGGATGGAGCGGGGATGCTCGAGAAGCACGCCGACAGGGATGCTCAGCAGGGGCAGTGTATCTTGACATGTTAGATAATCTTGCATGCCAGCCCGGAAAGGCTggcaaagggaaaagagCGTATCAATCGGCAGAAGCCCGCAGCAACAATCAAGTATTTGTCTTTACCTCCTTTGGGGCCCACTGGCATATCCTGGTTGGGTATAAAAGACCGCGACTTGAAAGGGAGTGTGCCGGACATGAAGGATTCAGTGAATCTGTCTAC GAGATGTTACGCCAATGA